AGAACCGGTGAACAGGGCTTGATTTTCCGCGAACTGGTGGAAGATCTGGATGACTCCATTGATCCTAACACCGTGTTCTCGTGGTTCCATCCGAACGTCACCAAGAGCGAAGCTGTGGACATGTTAGTAAAAGCGGGACCCGGGAGTTTCTTGgtaaggcatatacatatgtaccctCCCTCGTTTCTGCTAGCTGTTGCGTTTTTATACTTTAACAGCCTTTATATGTATCTGTCTTCCTAACGCTCGGAAATGAAAATCTGTTTGATTATCCAGGTCAGGCCCTCAGACAATAGTCCAGGGGATTATTCGCTTTTCTTTCACATAAACAATCAAATTCAAAGATTTAGGATCGAGAAAAAAGGAGTACGGTATCTTATGGGCGGCAGAACTTTTGAATGTCTCGATGCTGTTATAAATAGGTATCGCATCGTTTCATAAACGCGGACTTACTTTAAAGCTTATAAACTGTTAATGAAATCTCGATCGCAGATATCGAAAAGAGCAAATAGTCGAAGGTCACACTTTGGTTCAAGCAATGGTGACTGAGCCTGACGGTAGCGTAAGAGTTAACAGAGAGGTGCAACACGCGGAAAAGATATACGCGACCCTTCGAGAGTGTCGCGAACAATCCGGAGCGAAGAAGAACAAAGGAATTAAGATGCAAGGGTATCTAGAGAAGAAGTCGGAGAAGAACAAAAAGTGGAAAGCACTCTATTTTGTACTTCTAGTAGACGCTACCGACACTCATTTGTACTTGTATGACAATCCGAAGAGAACCAAACCCAAGGGTCTCATCGATTTAAGCTGTGCTTACTTGTATCAGGTAGATATGGGCAACCTCTTTAACCCGTAAATAGAGTATCCATTGAGTAGGGAATTGGTACGCATGTGAAAagtatttgttaaattattcttgaatttttgttttaggtCCATGAAAGCGTCTTCGATAGACCTCATTGCTTTCAGTTAGTTGAGCGTGCTTTACCATGCTTGGCAACAATAACATATTTGGCTGCACCGAATTCAGAGAACGCTTTAGACTGGATTAATGCCTTGAAACCGTTATGTGTATCACAACTTACCCGTGCTCCGAAGGTTGCTCGTCTTCGTGAATTACGTTCGTTACATCTGCACATTTTAGACGCGCATAGACTTCCATATAAACTAGTACCAAACCCGTTCATCATAGTGGCTCTGAACAATGTAAAAGTTGCTCGCACAAAGGTTAAGACCGGATCACATCCAATCTGGGATGAGGAATTCATACTAGAGTATGTATCGTACACATATACCGGATCAATGCTTGAACGTACTATGTATTACTAATTCTCAACACTGTACCTGGACTTCCATATCGTTGGTCTCTTTAACAGGGATGTGCCGCCCGATGTTATGTCATTCTCTTTAACGTTGTACAACAAAGGTAAACGCAGTAAAGACACGGAGGTTGCAGAATTGACCGTCGAATTAGCAAGCTTAACGAACGGAGAAGAGATGGACGAATGGTATCCCTTATCGGGAGTTACTCCAATAGGGGACTGGGGTGTTTTACGTTTACGTATAAGGTAAACTTCTTACAGATCAACAAATGCTTTATATCTCTTAAATACTTATTATAAAACGCTAACTATTATTATACTTGTTATTGTTTCCCGTAATTCCGTTCCCATGCGATATTGCAGATATCGGCATGATCTAGCGATGCCACCGGAAGAATACAGTCCTCTGCAGCAGTTGCTATTAGATCCAGAACTACACGTTGTTAGGGCATTAGCGGATGTGTGTCACTTGGATAGAGTACCCCTGGCAAATAGTTTACTTAGAATATTTAGGTACAAACAAACACTTTTGTCCTTTTTATTTAACGATAAGATTATAACGTATAAAACGTGTGTGTTTAGGCACGAAAGGAAAGAAGCCGACCTTCTGAGATCGTTAAATCAAGCAGAAGTAAGTTAATCTGCATTTGTGCGTTAAAGAAAAAAGCAAGTAATTAATTTATCGTTTGTGTTAAAAGTATTTGGTATTTCATCCAGGTGGACAAAGAAGACGAAACGCCAACGTTATTTAGAGCTGCCAGCCTTACGACTACCTTAATGGATTTATACATGAAATCAGTTTGTACCTCGTTTTTAAAAGCCGCTTTACGTGACACTATAGTAAAGTTGATCGAAAGTAAGCAGAGCTGCGAATTGAATCCAACAAAAATGGATTCTCCGGAAGACGCGTGCAGCAACGCTGAATTTTTATTGCAGGTAAGCTTGAATCGTTGGCAGATCCTTCGGAATAAGCCCAAGTGACACTCGAATGTTATTTCAGGTTTTAGACGAAGTAACTTTGAGCATTTTTACAAGTCCTGACGCTTGCCCAAGGACTTTGAGATATATTTGTGGGTGTTTGCAAAGAGCAGTCGTTGCCAAATGGCCACACGAAAGACTAGTCAGAACGCGAGTAGTCAgtggatttatatttttacgcctACTTTGCCCTGCCATATTAAATCCTAGGTCATTTAATTTAATAGCTGAACCTCCACCGCCAGCTGCTGCAAGGTAGGGTAGGTCTACTATATTAAATGCAAGAAATTCTGCGACCATATAAATTCTTTCCTAACTTTCATGAAATAATTGTACAGATCGTTAGTGATGGTCGCGAAATGTTTACAAAATTTGGCCAATTTGGTAGAATTTGGCGGCAAAGAGCCGTACATGGAAGTAGTAAACCCATTCATTCTCAAGAACAAAGAGCGTATGGTTGTCTTTCTCGACCAGTTATCCGCAAGTATCAGTTTCCATTTCAGATTGCACGTGGTAAGAGTTGAATGAAAAGTAACTTGAATTGGTTATGTTATAGAACGTGACTGAAAAACCGGAGTCCGAAGGCGCAGATCCGAGGAATAAGAGTTGCGTATCAGATACCGCGAGAGATTTAGCGACACTGCATCATATATGTGTTTCTCACTTGAAAGAACTTCAGGTTCTATCGAAGACACAGGTAGATTTTAGTCCTTTGACGCTCGGACGTTTCGCACTACATCGCGTAATTCATAAACATAGGAATAATCGACACGTACTATATGTGTATTCTTTTCAGTCAACGATAAAACAGTTGGTGACCGTGACTGAAATGCTAAGCAAACATAAACAAAAGTATATGGAAATGATACGGTAGTGCTAAAGCCATCCGCCATGAACAATGCCAAACGTAACAAAACAATTCATAATAATTTGACGACAGATACGcagtaatatttaataattattattaagtgATTTACGTAATTAAACGTACAGACTGACGTGCCATATATATTACTGTATACACACAAGCCTACATTTACCATTTCGTATGTAATTAGAAGGTAGcttatacgtacatacatatagtAAACAGTAACATGACAGTGATATAGTTACATACAGAATCATATAGGCGTATAacgattttatatttacctaGGTGCTcgaaaaataaatgcaaattaaaCCAAAAATACTGCGCgcgtattcatttttttaaacccTGTTTCTTCTCAAAAACGAGTATCGATCTTATTGTTTCTTGGAGAATGTCGAATTGATTCGAAGTAGGTAAAAAATCGAATGTTCCATATGTATAAATGtcctttttattaatttgaattACTTTATAAACTAGTTATTACATTTTTAACGTTGCTGTAATTTTACCATGCCACTGAATGACGAATGCtatgttaaatttaaaatccTATTTAGTTAATACAAAAGATTCTTAGAAAATCggttaacaaaaatatatattacatttcCAGTTAAGAAATTAAGATGCATATGCGTGATAATGTTCGACACGGTAAAATGTGTGTAATAATGGTGTATAATAATGGTGTTCATCGGTATATAAATTATGCTACTATTTTATAAAACGACTATGATGTAAATAATATTGAATAAAGCTATtccgaataatgaataaagtatATCGAATTGTTACGAATTTATTTCATGTACTCGGGTTTTAGACATGAGTATTATACGAAACTCATAAGCATGGGAGTTCATTGAAATGGGAAATGTTAATATTACATCACATTTACGTCTGTGCCAAACCATGTATGTCAGGATATTGAATCTGTACACATGTACTTCGAATGAAAGGGAAAGCTTGTTTTATGCTTTGTACTTAATATATATGTTTGTatgatattcttttattttgtaaaatgtttttaataaaaggaATAAAAAGTATAACTATAATACACGTCTAATTCTTTTGTTCGATACATGCGTTtatgtacatgtatgtatataatatatatattatattattagaaCTCTGATGAACAATAGAGTTGACATTGAACCTAATTAGATATGACACTCAGATGTGTGAACACtgatttaaaaatgtaatatttaattatatattaggACCGTTTGATTTGTGTAATGTGATTTTTTGATATACGAAATATCGTAAGAATAGAATCGTTTAGTTAAAAATTTCGCGTGTACTCGTTCGGTAGTATAAAACTAAACAGCATAGATGACTTATAATTAATATCCGAGGACAATCATTCAAGACAGAATGAATATATGAAGAACACTTTTCGTACAATGttttattacgaatttcaactaCATAACAACACCTATGCTGTGCAATTTTATATATACACATTTTCGATATATCTGAAAAAGCTAATGTTATAAATTTACGCGTTTACATATACGAGAATATTTGCAAATTGTACTATTTAGATCGTTTAGCAAAGTATTTAACCCTTGATTGTTCAAAGTTCAGCGAGACCCGAGACACAATCATTGTATATGTAAGTATATGTACTTAAATGGTGGGATGCTACACGTCCCATGAAATGTTTTTACATTTAAGGGTTTTGTAGAAAAGTTGTCTCGTTAAAGTGAGATGGCATTATTATCTGAACAAATATCATCAAAGTATATGATTACAATGAAAGTTAAGCTTACAATTGATATTTGCGATCTTTTGAAATTACGTAATAATCCGCACCGCACAATTTATCAGGATTAAATGACGATAATATAAAAACTGTGAAAGGGGGCACAAAAAGTTAAAACACGATAAAAATTCAATATCTCTATAAACTAATGATAGAAGTACAGTTTAGGCATTCAAATATCAATGTAAACTTTCACTTTATTTTGCGCGATGTAgtacttaaaatttaaattctagCTTTTATAATAAAGCGAATTTTTTAACTCTACATTGCAAATTGCAACACcaacaattgataaaaaaacAATGCTAGCAAATGTTTATCCAatgatgaaaataaatttctgccTATCAATTGTTACGTAATgtaaacatataaaaatattgcTACAAAAATTAATCACTTTGTCGTCGCGTCATTCCCTATATACGCGAGAACTTGTGTCGTTCTCTAtaggaaagaaaaaaacaatATCAAATACGCGTTTTCACAATTGCACTAAAGAAAGAAACACGAACGAACCTATGTACTCTTAACGTGATAAATAGGCGTTTATGTCAAGATTGCATACTTAATCACAGTAATATCTAACTAGCATGGCATGCTTACGTTTATTTAATCACAGCACAAAATCAGTTATCCATACTATATTTCCTCAAGTTACACGACttgtattttcttctctggacaAATGGAATTTCTTGTTACACATAGAGGAGTATTGAAGTAAAgagtaaaaatgtatttaattaatgaattaaatatatatttaaaattatatgctATTTGAATAAAGTATGTAAAACATGCGCATAATGCGATTCCTCGAATTTTCTCggttacatatgtatgtatatctttTCCATTCGCAATACCTACAGCTAGGCAGCTGTGCAGCTGTGCACTTGTCGCACCAAATAATACTTTTCCCATACCTTAGATTAAAAGTAATTAACAATAAAACAATTGGATGGTCCTAGAAATATTTTTGATACTGACTATTCTATGCAATCAAGGGTTAAAATTCTTTCGCTAATGGATTATTAAGAGTTATATGGCAGACTGTTGAACAAACAatatattttatgaaatttaacTTCAAGAGTAAAAATGTATGCAATATTATACGATATTATTACATACTTTGTTCTTCTTCCCTCCCAATGTATAGAAAAAATTGTGCTTGTAAATTATTACAATCTTCTATAGAGTAAGCTGCAAAAATGTGCGTACAGTGAACATAATCTAATGCTTTTTACAATCTATTTCTGCATTAATATATCAAATGAGAAAATTAATCTTATTCAATGATTTAAAGCAAACAGCATCGATGTCTCCCATGGCTCGAGTTACCCGCCCTCatgcgtttctttttttctttacccCTTTGTTCTTTGTCTTTTCGTATTTCTCTGACCTACAAGTTATTAATTCCATTCCACAGTAAAGAACATTATAAGTACACAGAAATATCGCTTTTTCTTTATGTCAAATACATCGTGGCGTCGAATAAGTTTCTTCTCAACGTACCAACTTTATATGCGATATATTATTATGCATGTCTACTTACCAAAGTATAAAAGGCATCGTCCACTCCCATTCTAGTCTTTGCAGAAGTCTCAACAAAAGGCACTCCATATTGACGAGCAATTTCTCTTGCTTGCGCCATATTTACTGCCCATGATTGCTGAAGATCGCACTTATTTCCTACCAATACCATTGGCACTTCCTCCGCATCCTTTACTCGCTTTATTTGTTCCCTATACGTTCCTATATCCTATAATATTAAACATGTAGTGGATTTCACCAAGAATTCTCCTGCTCGCAAACCATTGtaaaattcaataataaaatataataaaattcacaTACTTCAAAACTTTTAGCTGAATTTACAGCAAACACTAATAAAAATCCTTCCCCGGTTCTCATATACTGATCTCTCATCGCGCTATATTCTTCTTGACCAGCTGTATCTAATATATCTAAAAGGCATGTCTCCCCGTCTATGACTACCTACGTTCAAAGTACTTTGCGTAATTATTATTCATCTATCTTTATACGTATTACAACAATAGGGGGGATCTTACTTGTTTCCTATAAGAGTCTTCTATAGTAGGATCATATTCGTCTACGAAATGATTTTGTATCAGTTGAATCGTAAGCGCAGACTTGCCGACACCTCCAGCTCCGACTACTACGAGCTTATACTCTGTcattatgtaattttttaatctgaCTCCAACTAGAGCTTTTTACGCAAAGCTACAATCGCCTTCTGCCTACAAAGAAATCATTTTTAACCTTATCGCACGGCGGGCGTTACTCGAACCCTGTACTTAATTGAACCAAACAAATACTGAATGCCAAGTTAACAGATATCAATAAACAGACTTATAAATGTTCACTAGTTTCCACGAAGAAACACGGAGAAACTGATGGGCATTTTCAGGGATTTCGAACGACGATTGTTTATCGTTTATCGAACCGTTCGTCGGATTCGTTCTGACAAATTAATTCTATGATTAGGATCGTTATGAGCGATACGTACTCTGTGAGCAACAACGTGCACCAAGTTTGTATGGACTTTAACAGGATCGGTCCTTAagtcatttatattttaaatacgccGATGCACATCGTAAGTTTGGGAGTATCGTACGGTGACTTAACAACTTAAAAACAGAACGGGCATGGCAAGCAAGCACATACAACATTAACGTAAAAGCATGTGCGTAGAGTTGATTGGCGTTCAGAGATCATTGTAAAACAGCCTAGACTACGGATATTTCCAAGCAGAATCCGATCAGACAAGGGAGCATTTAATCAAGGCATCCGTGCTTCAAATCCGTCGAATTACCGATGGTAGACGGGAGGTGTGTTTTCGAGTAAACAACGAATAAACGAGTAACGCTATTCGCGCGAGAATAAATGTCGTCCAAGCACCAGATTTTTCCCGTCTTCGTTCATGACCTTACCAAAGTTTAAAAACTCATTTCAGGAACACGCACCGGCTTAAAAGCACACTTTTCCCGACTTTAACTATTACGAATTAGTCACTGGAGAAACCATCTGGAACGAAGCATCAGTGCTGCCAAAACACCAACACTTTGCTCGTGGAGGGGGGAGCGAAATTTTTCAGGGGGAGGAATCGCGGGCtaattgaaattcaaaattcttgCAAGAGGAACAAATAATTTAACaagctccaatttatttacagaCTGTATCGTGGATATGTACTGCAATAAGTATTTTACGTAAGAAGAGATTACATGATTATGACAGGCTATGCCAAAGTCGCCAAGTAAGCAGCCAATGGTAAGCACAGAGCTGTCGCTGCGTGGACCAATGATAGAACTACTCTAGTTAATCTCGTTTCAGCAACCGGTGTCTATCGTGCGTATACGTATGTACTTGGAATTTCAgagctgtaattttttaaataaattgtcagAAAACTTTTAAATTGACCCTCGGAAAGACATATTTCACAATTCCAAGTCTctatttattattgaaaattactaAGAATTCATAGGAAGCTGTAAAATCATGGTCCAGAGGTGCCTACGTATTTGGAATTTGGAATCTATAACTCGACCCGCAAGCGGTCACAGGCAACGTGGGAAGCACACTTATCTGCGGTAGTTTAGCTAAGGAGGGACGTGGACCACAGACGAGTCGTCTGTGGGTGTACTAAGCTAAGTAGAGAACAAGGCAGTTTTCCTGCCTTATCGACCAAAACTTTCTTCGCGGAACGAACACCTGTGTGGGAGGACATGTCCATTATGTTCTTATTAAGCATGTTTAAAACTGACAAATATACCGAGAAAACAAGGTTTTTCCTGGTTTTGAGTCGAAAACAAATCTTCTTTACcgtcaatgattttttttttaccttagaACTCGGGTAACTACAACAGTTTCAGGCTGATCTTAGGAAGCTGAAACCGGGACTAGGATGAATTCTAGAACCCTCAGGCATTACAGGACATACTCCCACCCAACGCAACCTAGACTTAAACCAACCCTAGTTAGTTACTTTTGTACGTATGTTAGGCACCGCTGGGTGGTGATTTTATAATTTGCTATAAATtctcattaattttcaataagaaACAAAGGCTCAGAAGAGTGGTAGGTGTCTCCTCGAGGTTTATCTTCAaagttttttaacaaattagATATACATAAACAAAACATTCCAAGTACGTAGCCTCTTCGGCTAGGAAGTCTGTATTTTTAAATCATTCGACTGCGACATAAACACATTTGTCGCACACGGTTTTCATCATTTTTGTCTTTATCGTATACGATACAATCCACATCTCACACGTATTTATTGTCAGAGATTGTTTTTCCACGCCGCTGcataaaaattgtttcgaaccaTTCATAATTCGTACGTGTTTCGTGTTATCATCGAGGTGGCACCTAACCTCTTCTTTCTAATTCATTATCTttgtattgggaaatactgtgagagcgccatctactaaagtaagctctgtaatcgggtcaatcgcgttacaggactggtgtcacacaagttttgaaacagtgcaataatgtttttgtcattaaatagtctgttaaattttacaaaatcgatcatcaaacagtcgaaattcccaaatctgccaattacatgtgacagctaacccgattagactgctttaattttcgccaccagattgcgtagcggaaataagaaaatgccaaattGGAAACCTCCTCCCGAATCGTTAACCCTGTTTCAAATCGTTAACGTACGCGTCTTTCACGAGAAATTCTATCGCCGTTATTGTTCGCGCTTTTTCTGATTTGTTACGCATTACTACTTACTTTCGCGAATTACGAGAGCAAGAAGCTAAAAGTCAATTTTCCTTCTATACCTATATTTGTATTTTCCTCGTACCTATGTGTCTTTAACATTGTCGAacgttaaaacaaaaaaacaaaattccAAATGCGGTATTAcccaaagaaagaaaggaagaaaaaagtgataaataatatattcgGCGGTAGTATGTAATATTATATAGAAGTTATAGAACGTATGTACATACGTTCCACGAGCGATATGATTACCTCGATACGATCGTGCCACTGGCGTGACTCACGCCGCTCGCGCGTCGCGTCCTTTCAAGAGAATGCATGGGGAAGCGTGAACAGGGACGAATCGTACGCGATCGTAGAATCAGTGAAATCAGTGGACCGTCGTAACGCGGTAAGCCTGGGCATAATGCGCCGTAGTCTGGTCTGATGGTCTCATAACCTATCGGGAACAGCAGCAGTAATGCCGCGTTGCACGAGACAGTCTGAATCGCACGCTATGGCTGACGAAATCAGAGAAAGTGTGTTGGAACAGGTGAAGGAACAAGGAGAACTCGTACGGAAATTAAAAGCCGCGAAAGCCGATAATACCGAGGTAAAACCGAGGACTTTCAATGTTATAACGATCGTACCTTTTGGAGTTTCTTTTACCACGAACGAAAGTGCGATACCTTCTGGCGACGTCAAGCTTCGTCGCCATGTGCTTTTTGGATTATCCGAGTTTAACGTAATCGAGCGTGACGATTTAGCCAGTGCTATTGAATTTCTTATTCGAGGTACCGAGCTTCTTGCGCGAGAACCAGTATTTCTTTGATCCTATTCagcgtttctcgttaattttgtCTTTGCGACGGAGCGAGTTTGTCGATTTGTAGCTCGCTAAATCTAGGATCTTCCACGCTTTACGTATTTTTCCCCTTGTTTTTCTTCAACATCCGACGCAGATCACACTGTCGCACCCGCTTTCCATTTCTCAGGATTTACCGAATTCTTGGGATATAGAGAGACGCTTTGAAACCCTAAATCATGATTTCGCTGATGTCAGTTACGTCTGTGGCTGGATACCTTCTGCGAAAGACACGGTGTTGTTCGACTTCTGTGTTATGTTCGAGCCTAGACTCTCCGAATGGCCACACTTGAAAAGATGGTTCTCGAACGTTCAAAGTTTTGACAGAGCCGAACGTATCGCGTTCCCTGATCCGGAAGGACCGGTTACTTCCTTAATGAAGAAGGTCGATCTTATAAGTGATCTGTGCCCCTTTGATCGAGATAAGATTGACGAGAAGGTGAGGCAGTCGTTTGCTTGCGAGTGGCGCCGCTATGAATTAAAGGTTTCAGAAATCTGACAACacctttccattttttttttttgcttaagTCTATGCTTAGGAGACAATGTTTTCCTGTTTGAGAATTATCCAGTATGGAACTATAGGTTAAAGTCCGACTCTGTAATTCATAGCATTTGCTCGCAAGCTCGTTTACACGGTACTGTCTGTTCTCTTGGCTAGTTTAATAATCGACACTGGGGTGGACTTTTCTCTTTGATTCCGGGTGTGTTAAACGACTACGTTGTTTGCGATGTTATGTCCGATGTGGACCAATGTCGTCCTCGCTGCACGCAAATATTGCCATGCCACGATGCTTTCGGGGCTAAAGGTATGCAAAAGTCATGTAACCATATTCGTTGACTATCGATaagcaaagagagagagaaagagatagagaggcGTGAAACTACATCCGTTGCATTAGTGGAACCAATTCAGAGTTCTCTCCCTCTCTACATTTCTCGCTTCAGTCCTGGttgttttgtatagatagaggaCCAAGTTGCCAAGTTGTTGGAGCTGAAAGCTCGCCTGGGAGAAACTAATGCTTCGACATCCAAGCTGATCCTTAAAACACCGAAAGGAACGAGAGATTATGGACCGGAACAAATGGCATTACGACTGGGAGTCTTGGATAAAATAATTACAGTCTTCAAGAGACACGGCGCTGAGACTATAGATACACCAGTCTTTGAACTAAAAGTTTGTACCAAACGTCTATGCAACGGGCTGGTTCTGTTTGCGGCTGTTTCCTTCTCTGAACTTCTTGACGAATCGTTCATTTTCCACTCTAGGATGTTTTGACGGGAAAGTATGGAGAAGATTCTAAGTTGATCTATGATTTGAAGGATCAAGGTGGAGAGATTTTAGCCTTGAGGTACGATTTGACTGTACCTTTCGCTAGATATTTGGCTATGGGAAAAGTCTCCTCTATCAAAAGGTATCATATAGCCAAGGTTTACCGAAGGGACAATCCAGCTACGACGAGGGGTAGATACAGAGAGTTTTATCAATGCGTAAGTAAACGACGCGACAGTGTTAGGTCGTAGGAATTTTAACCGCGATTTATTAATATCGATTCGTCTTTCGTTTCTTCCATCGTGAAGGATTTCGACATAGCCGGTCAGTATGATCCAATGATGTCGGACGCGGAATGCATACGCATTATTTCCGAAGCGTTGCGATCGTTAGACGTGGGACCTTACGCGATCAAATTCAATCATAGATCGTTGTTGGACGGTA
This portion of the Andrena cerasifolii isolate SP2316 chromosome 9, iyAndCera1_principal, whole genome shotgun sequence genome encodes:
- the Ras85d gene encoding ras-like protein 1 isoform X2: MTEYKLVVVGAGGVGKSALTIQLIQNHFVDEYDPTIEDSYRKQVVIDGETCLLDILDTAGQEEYSAMRDQYMRTGEGFLLVFAVNSAKSFEDIGTYREQIKRVKDAEEVPMVLVGNKCDLQQSWAVNMAQAREIARQYGVPFVETSAKTRMGVDDAFYTLIERNQLAFRIDAGR
- the Ras85d gene encoding ras-like protein 1 isoform X1; this encodes MTEYKLVVVGAGGVGKSALTIQLIQNHFVDEYDPTIEDSYRKQVVIDGETCLLDILDTAGQEEYSAMRDQYMRTGEGFLLVFAVNSAKSFEDIGTYREQIKRVKDAEEVPMVLVGNKCDLQQSWAVNMAQAREIARQYGVPFVETSAKTRMGVDDAFYTLVREIRKDKEQRGKEKKKRMRAGNSSHGRHRCCLL
- the Hisrs gene encoding histidine--tRNA ligase isoform X1; translated protein: MPRCTRQSESHAMADEIRESVLEQVKEQGELVRKLKAAKADNTEDLPNSWDIERRFETLNHDFADVSYVCGWIPSAKDTVLFDFCVMFEPRLSEWPHLKRWFSNVQSFDRAERIAFPDPEGPVTSLMKKVDLISDLCPFDRDKIDEKIEDQVAKLLELKARLGETNASTSKLILKTPKGTRDYGPEQMALRLGVLDKIITVFKRHGAETIDTPVFELKDVLTGKYGEDSKLIYDLKDQGGEILALRYDLTVPFARYLAMGKVSSIKRYHIAKVYRRDNPATTRGRYREFYQCDFDIAGQYDPMMSDAECIRIISEALRSLDVGPYAIKFNHRSLLDGIFAACGVPQDKFRGVCSAIDKLDKTAWSEVKKEIVEEKGLNEQAADKIGAYVSRAGGVELIAELRKDVELMKHESAVKGLESMELLFKYCDIFRVTDKVTFDLSLARGLDYYTGVIFEAILIGDAVGVGSVAGGGRYDNLVAMFDSKRKSVPCVGLSLGIERIFSVLEAKLSREDLKTRTTEVQVFVASAQKNLHEERMKILSDLWDAELKAEQSYKRNVKLLAQLQYCEEKGIPLAIIIGEGELARGEVTLRDVASRTEVAVSRTNLVAEIRKRLQK
- the Vap gene encoding RAS p21 protein activator vap isoform X1, encoding MITERKYRRIISSYPHMMDHNSKGGSPSTGSEDGGQNESMNAENEFDPFLENIPDDIQDTEEPDSANATLLTAPPENQWYHGRLDRFTAEERLRVANKMGSYLVRESDRKPGSYVLSYLGRTGINHFRITAVCGDYYIGGRQFNSLSDLVAYYTHCSDLLKRERLIHPTPPPEPVNDKKRIVAILPYTKMPDTDELSFQKGDIFFVHNDMGDGWLWVTAHRTGEQGLIFRELVEDLDDSIDPNTVFSWFHPNVTKSEAVDMLVKAGPGSFLVRPSDNSPGDYSLFFHINNQIQRFRIEKKGVRYLMGGRTFECLDAVINRYRKEQIVEGHTLVQAMVTEPDGSVRVNREVQHAEKIYATLRECREQSGAKKNKGIKMQGYLEKKSEKNKKWKALYFVLLVDATDTHLYLYDNPKRTKPKGLIDLSCAYLYQVHESVFDRPHCFQLVERALPCLATITYLAAPNSENALDWINALKPLCVSQLTRAPKVARLRELRSLHLHILDAHRLPYKLVPNPFIIVALNNVKVARTKVKTGSHPIWDEEFILEDVPPDVMSFSLTLYNKGKRSKDTEVAELTVELASLTNGEEMDEWYPLSGVTPIGDWGVLRLRIRYRHDLAMPPEEYSPLQQLLLDPELHVVRALADVCHLDRVPLANSLLRIFRHERKEADLLRSLNQAEVDKEDETPTLFRAASLTTTLMDLYMKSVCTSFLKAALRDTIVKLIESKQSCELNPTKMDSPEDACSNAEFLLQVLDEVTLSIFTSPDACPRTLRYICGCLQRAVVAKWPHERLVRTRVVSGFIFLRLLCPAILNPRSFNLIAEPPPPAAARSLVMVAKCLQNLANLVEFGGKEPYMEVVNPFILKNKERMVVFLDQLSNVTEKPESEGADPRNKSCVSDTARDLATLHHICVSHLKELQVLSKTQSTIKQLVTVTEMLSKHKQKYMEMIR
- the Vap gene encoding RAS p21 protein activator vap isoform X2 — protein: MAEFVRGGPSVSNSAKMDHNSKGGSPSTGSEDGGQNESMNAENEFDPFLENIPDDIQDTEEPDSANATLLTAPPENQWYHGRLDRFTAEERLRVANKMGSYLVRESDRKPGSYVLSYLGRTGINHFRITAVCGDYYIGGRQFNSLSDLVAYYTHCSDLLKRERLIHPTPPPEPVNDKKRIVAILPYTKMPDTDELSFQKGDIFFVHNDMGDGWLWVTAHRTGEQGLIFRELVEDLDDSIDPNTVFSWFHPNVTKSEAVDMLVKAGPGSFLVRPSDNSPGDYSLFFHINNQIQRFRIEKKGVRYLMGGRTFECLDAVINRYRKEQIVEGHTLVQAMVTEPDGSVRVNREVQHAEKIYATLRECREQSGAKKNKGIKMQGYLEKKSEKNKKWKALYFVLLVDATDTHLYLYDNPKRTKPKGLIDLSCAYLYQVHESVFDRPHCFQLVERALPCLATITYLAAPNSENALDWINALKPLCVSQLTRAPKVARLRELRSLHLHILDAHRLPYKLVPNPFIIVALNNVKVARTKVKTGSHPIWDEEFILEDVPPDVMSFSLTLYNKGKRSKDTEVAELTVELASLTNGEEMDEWYPLSGVTPIGDWGVLRLRIRYRHDLAMPPEEYSPLQQLLLDPELHVVRALADVCHLDRVPLANSLLRIFRHERKEADLLRSLNQAEVDKEDETPTLFRAASLTTTLMDLYMKSVCTSFLKAALRDTIVKLIESKQSCELNPTKMDSPEDACSNAEFLLQVLDEVTLSIFTSPDACPRTLRYICGCLQRAVVAKWPHERLVRTRVVSGFIFLRLLCPAILNPRSFNLIAEPPPPAAARSLVMVAKCLQNLANLVEFGGKEPYMEVVNPFILKNKERMVVFLDQLSNVTEKPESEGADPRNKSCVSDTARDLATLHHICVSHLKELQVLSKTQSTIKQLVTVTEMLSKHKQKYMEMIR